One region of Populus trichocarpa isolate Nisqually-1 chromosome 4, P.trichocarpa_v4.1, whole genome shotgun sequence genomic DNA includes:
- the LOC18098174 gene encoding AT-hook motif nuclear-localized protein 25 isoform X1, giving the protein MSGLEASPGAGAGSRYAAHQLLGPELQLQRDAKTPQPGNFKDDINDPESATTSSSGAGNSSSGRRPRGRPAGSKNKPKPPIIIARDTPNALRSHLLEISPGSDIVESISNYARRRAHGVCILSGSGAVTNVTLRQPGGGGSSAVMTLHGRFEILSLTGTSLPSPAPPEAGGLSISLAGGQGQVVGGRVVGPLMASSLVVLMAASFANAMYDRLPVEEDRESVPAVEVQQQQRPAASQSSGVAGSGGGQVGGGGNNGSSGGGGVPFYNLGVNGMGSYPFAGHGEGDHMFSSAAGLHFK; this is encoded by the coding sequence atgTCCGGCCTGGAAGCAAGCCCAGGTGCTGGTGCAGGGTCTCGTTATGCTGCTCATCAACTCCTGGGACCGGAACTGCAACTTCAAAGAGATGCCAAAACTCCACAACCAGGTAATTTTAAAGACGACATCAATGATCCTGAATCTGCCACCACTAGTAGTTCAGGTGCCGGTAATTCCTCCTCTGGACGCAGGCCTCGCGGCCGTCCTGCTGGTTCAAAGAACAAACCCAAGCCCCCAATAATCATTGCTCGGGACACCCCAAATGCTTTAAGATCTCACCTACTTGAAATATCCCCGGGCTCAGATATAGTTGAATCAATATCAAATTATGCAAGGCGCCGAGCCCATGGAGTTTGCATTCTCAGCGGTAGCGGAGCAGTCACAAATGTTACTTTGAGGCAGCCAGGTGGTGGGGGTAGTTCTGCTGTGATGACGCTGCACGGAAGGTTTGAGATCTTGTCCCTAACTGGGACATCGCTTCCATCACCAGCACCACCTGAAGCAGGCGGCCTTTCGATATCTCTTGCTGGAGGACAGGGACAGGTTGTGGGTGGACGTGTGGTGGGGCCTTTGATGGCTTCAAGTCTTGTGGTTTTGATGGCTGCCTCCTTTGCAAATGCAATGTATGATCGGTTACCAGTGGAGGAGGATCGGGAGTCAGTACCAGCAGTAGaggtgcagcagcagcagcggcCAGCAGCCTCACAATCTTCGGGAGTGGCTGGATCAGGTGGAGGACAAGTTGGTGGTGGCGGAAACAACGGCAgtagtggtggtggaggtgtACCCTTTTATAATCTGGGAGTGAACGGTATGGGAAGCTACCCTTTTGCCGGTCATGGCGAAGGAGATCATATGTTTAGTAGTGCAGCAGGTCTACATTTTAAATGA
- the LOC18098174 gene encoding AT-hook motif nuclear-localized protein 25 isoform X2 — protein MSGLEASPGAGAGSRYAAHQLLGPELQLQRDAKTPQPGNFKDDINDPESATTSSSGAGNSSSGRRPRGRPAGSKNKPKPPIIIARDTPNALRSHLLEISPGSDIVESISNYARRRAHGVCILSGSGAVTNVTLRQPGGGGSSAVMTLHGRFEILSLTGTSLPSPAPPEAGGLSISLAGGQGQVVGGRVVGPLMASSLVVLMAASFANAMYDRLPVEEDRESVPAVEVQQQQRPAASQSSGVAGSGGGQVGGGGNNGSSGGGGVPFYNLGVNGMGSYPFAGHGEGDHMFSSAAGLHFK, from the coding sequence atgTCCGGCCTGGAAGCAAGCCCAGGTGCTGGTGCAGGGTCTCGTTATGCTGCTCATCAACTCCTGGGACCGGAACTGCAACTTCAAAGAGATGCCAAAACTCCACAACCAGGTAATTTTAAAGACGACATCAATGATCCTGAATCTGCCACCACTAGTAGTTCAGGTGCCGGTAATTCCTCCTCTGGACGCAGGCCTCGCGGCCGTCCTGCTGGTTCAAAGAACAAACCCAAGCCCCCAATAATCATTGCTCGGGACACCCCAAATGCTTTAAGATCTCACCTACTTGAAATATCCCCGGGCTCAGATATAGTTGAATCAATATCAAATTATGCAAGGCGCCGAGCCCATGGAGTTTGCATTCTCAGCGGTAGCGGAGCAGTCACAAATGTTACTTTGAGGCAGCCAGGTGGTGGGGGTAGTTCTGCTGTGATGACGCTGCACGGAAGGTTTGAGATCTTGTCCCTAACTGGGACATCGCTTCCATCACCAGCACCACCTGAAGCAGGCGGCCTTTCGATATCTCTTGCTGGAGGACAGGGACAGGTTGTGGGTGGACGTGTGGTGGGGCCTTTGATGGCTTCAAGTCTTGTGGTTTTGATGGCTGCCTCCTTTGCAAATGCAATGTATGATCGGTTACCAGTGGAGGAGGATCGGGAGTCAGTACCAGCAGTAGaggtgcagcagcagcagcggcCAGCAGCCTCACAATCTTCGGGAGTGGCTGGATCAGGTGGAGGACAAGTTGGTGGTGGCGGAAACAACGGCAgtagtggtggtggaggtgtACCCTTTTATAATCTGGGAGTGAACGGTATGGGAAGCTACCCTTTTGCCGGTCATGGCGAAGGAGATCATATGTTTAGTAGTGCAGCAG
- the LOC18098174 gene encoding AT-hook motif nuclear-localized protein 25 isoform X3, with the protein MSGLEASPGAGAGSRYAAHQLLGPELQLQRDAKTPQPGNFKDDINDPESATTSSSGAGNSSSGRRPRGRPAGSKNKPKPPIIIARDTPNALRSHLLEISPGSDIVESISNYARRRAHGVCILSGSGAVTNVTLRQPGGGGSSAVMTLHGRFEILSLTGTSLPSPAPPEAGGLSISLAGGQGQVVGGRVVGPLMASSLVVLMAASFANAMYDRLPVEEDRESVPAVEVQQQQRPAASQSSGVAGSGGGQVGGGRWRRCTLL; encoded by the coding sequence atgTCCGGCCTGGAAGCAAGCCCAGGTGCTGGTGCAGGGTCTCGTTATGCTGCTCATCAACTCCTGGGACCGGAACTGCAACTTCAAAGAGATGCCAAAACTCCACAACCAGGTAATTTTAAAGACGACATCAATGATCCTGAATCTGCCACCACTAGTAGTTCAGGTGCCGGTAATTCCTCCTCTGGACGCAGGCCTCGCGGCCGTCCTGCTGGTTCAAAGAACAAACCCAAGCCCCCAATAATCATTGCTCGGGACACCCCAAATGCTTTAAGATCTCACCTACTTGAAATATCCCCGGGCTCAGATATAGTTGAATCAATATCAAATTATGCAAGGCGCCGAGCCCATGGAGTTTGCATTCTCAGCGGTAGCGGAGCAGTCACAAATGTTACTTTGAGGCAGCCAGGTGGTGGGGGTAGTTCTGCTGTGATGACGCTGCACGGAAGGTTTGAGATCTTGTCCCTAACTGGGACATCGCTTCCATCACCAGCACCACCTGAAGCAGGCGGCCTTTCGATATCTCTTGCTGGAGGACAGGGACAGGTTGTGGGTGGACGTGTGGTGGGGCCTTTGATGGCTTCAAGTCTTGTGGTTTTGATGGCTGCCTCCTTTGCAAATGCAATGTATGATCGGTTACCAGTGGAGGAGGATCGGGAGTCAGTACCAGCAGTAGaggtgcagcagcagcagcggcCAGCAGC